The Branchiostoma lanceolatum isolate klBraLanc5 chromosome 12, klBraLanc5.hap2, whole genome shotgun sequence DNA segment CACAAATGTATTGAATTTTTTGGGAAAGTATTCCATATCGAAAGGTAGGATTATCCAACTACAtcaacatggtacatgtatgtttaaggTTTCTTTTCAACTGCAGATGAAAGGCGTATTCTAAATTTTAAGTTAATGTATTCTGCTGTTTCCAGATTGAAGACTTGAGTCAGCAGGCCCAGATGCAGGCTGCTGAGAAGTTCAAGGCCCCCGAGATGTCCACGGTCCCCGAACCAGGCAAGATCACTACCGCAGTCCCCGAGGAGGAGAGcgaagaggaagaggaggtgagcatctctgattggctaatcCAAGCTGTCAATCAACATTAGATCAACCAATAGGAGAATAGCTTCACATAGGTCAAATACTTCAATctccatgttttgttttgtacttctCCATTTTCCTGAGGTCAGTAGGGCTATGGGAGAAATTTATTAGGTGTGGCAGACAAGTGTTTCACCTGTATTTAACATGGAGATTGTTATGCCCCAAAAATGCATCTGCAAGGGACCCTTGTAATGTACACATGGAGGGGCTTGGGCCTCATGAAAGACTGATAACTTCTGACTTATTTAGTAAAGTGTGTTTACAATAGATAGCTGCTGTCAATGTCATGCCAAGCAGTGTTGTCCAGTCATAGTTCAGGTTTAGATATCGTAGAAAACCACAGGGTCCAGAACACCCGTCTCAATTTATTATTATGCCTTCATTTTATCATCATCTTGTAGTGAGAATGTCACGGATGGAcaacaccctcctcctccagtcctccctgtcctccattgctcttggcagATCTTCTGGTGTGCATCCTGCATCCtcacagctgctgtatgtaggtcttgtgaggtctgcctacacttgcatgtccatgttttggtgcccacaggaggacgtccctaacaatCATTACAGCCCAGGTATAACAAATGTTTTTACACGTCTTGTATTATTTCTTCTTCCAGGTTGACGACTCTGGTGTTGAGCCCAAGGACATTGAACTTGTGATGTCCCAGGCTAACATCTCACGTGCAAAGGCCGTCAAGGCcctgaaaaacaataacaacgaCATTGTCAATGCTATTATGGTAAGTACCAAGGCATCACTATttatgattgtgttgatattgtttacgttaagtttattttgtactctttattcgtgactcctgcccctccaTTTCAcatcgaccttgttgaaaagtggCCACGTGGCGGAACATGTATTTCGGATAAAAATAAAGGCTTTCTGATCACAGTTTGAAACATTGTTGTCAAATCTCTTGAATGCTAAGTCAAGTGAAGGATTTGCATACCATCTCAATCAATCTATtatactacagtcaaacaataaatgaataaaatattATCTCTgtaccacctctacataaggatcacctggccaatgtgaccactttgtTGGTCCCTTGGCAAtcataagaatcctgtctatagtgaccacctgtccacatagaccagattctattGTCTTCAGGGTCTTCTATAGTCCAGTGTTTTGTAATTTCGTGCAAGATCTTAATTTTTACTGTGGCTTCTTTTGTGTGGGCAATGCAGTATTAGTATaaccatttgtttatttatatgttGTATACAAGTCAACAAAGACATGTGTTTCAAGGAAAATTCTGACAGTTTTCAGGCAATCCTTGCCATAATCATTCTTAATATTCATGTGTTTCACAATTTTTGACTGTTTTTCTCTTTGATTTGCAGGAGTTGACGATGTAACAGCACAGAGTGTCACCAGTCTCCCCTGCTTGTCCATACTAAACCCCAGTCTGTACAGCTACaataatcaacatcaacaagACGGAAGAGATTTTAGATGTTCTAATCAATCCAAATGAAAATTAAAGCCTTCCTATGTACactatttcttattttttctgttTGAATCTGCTTTCAAAAGACTTGAATGGTTTTGATATGGTTGAATCATGATCCTGTACCCTTACAATGTACGTTGATTCTGTTGTCCTCAAATAAAGTAAATAATACCCTGAAACCTGTCGGTCTCTGTAGTGTTTGGGTCCATACTTTAAGAGATATAGAAACcttgtacaacattttcttattgtgTTCAACAATGTcctaagagctatctaccactcagaaATGACAGCCATGGCATATGGTCATGTCCAGAACATAAGTTATCAAAACTGagagttccgctgcagtgctgtagaaagttgctaggtgcccattatcaaacttggcCTCTGTtttcccgacacctacccacttGCCAAATATCATATGGACCCATCTACAACTACTTAAtaagttatgctgtctacaaacatacatacagacactcAAATGGCTAAAGAAATATAaacttcttggtgaaggtacatgtaattaacACGTTTACACTAAATGTACACTGTTCTGTTACTGAACATCACACCATTGAAAAATACTTCTTCAGACTCTAGGTTTCTGCCGCAGACTAATATAATTAGGACTACTACCAATGATGTCACAGTGAACATGGCAACCAGTTTGGAACCCAGCATAGCGAGTGGAGAGAAAACATACTTTTGAAAAGCCGTAAAACAAATATTGTATCTTGCAATTTGGGAAGTACCCTTTTTTGCGtatcggcgccttcgcgccggaacgcaatgtcctggcttttaccttgcaggcaggcaggaagcaaggaagcttggttcaacactgtgtcgcacacaataagaccttatatggcaatacgttcccaaatccttgtatagccgttgccttatatggcaagggagcacgaaaaggcaagcaggctacatttgcatgacacacaggagggcgaccgcatgtaactgctacaactgttcggaaatatcattgcattgtggtttcggactttgatatcctgaaaaatgaccatattacatctattccacaagattgcagaagaaaaaaaatggtttcgtcaagaaaacgaccaaaaatcggcataaatgataccatatagtgaggttatagcattacgtacagagtgaCGGGTttcgtaccgcagcttggcccatctggcaacgcgaagcacttcggacccagaagatccgggttcgtgtccgtgcatggattttttttttctttttagatattgaatatcaaaaatatatattgatagtatattaatctatcaatatcatatttatgaatatcattttttcattaataaataaagaaatattttatatttgttatttttaaatattcatttaatatatacaaggcctttgtcttatgaacaggacttcatagattccaaacccggcattcgaatttttctgttcattgtaatggaaaatatcgtgcagcggctcctatgcgcggtaagatgattcttgcaaaacactcgccactaaacttctatccccgatgtaaacagaggctcttgatgttgtttgcaaaacagcgatcctttgttacagtagcaaatgctccattgttcagtatcgacttcattcagacaacacggacgtggaaagtggcgccgctcggcacaaaactatgggaattttcatgaattttagcaaaattacccaggaaaataaggaagaaatgttgtaaatgcggaaaccagaataatacggatgaggtagctgttgatttgtttgacatttggtagtcattttagatagaaccttagctgttatgaacttctatttcacttaattaccatagtgctgatgattcaatggtgctttttcaaattttatgttttattgcgtgccatgtacataattactttgatagcttttataatgagcctattgtacattttacaaataagtacaagttgtaggccaagaccagctttttcaaaagcacttaagttaagtgacgtaacttcaaaattgctttccccaatctgcctttctctattaaaacagtactcatttcccaaaatgacaatttttcttatagactgaacagcccttgagtgacttcctctggcagattttacttcaagtaaagggaaaagacaattcacactcataaacgtagccgaaacgccagctttttttaaaagctcttgttttctttGGGGGCCTAATCAAGGTAACAAACACATTGAAACACCACACCCTATAATATACCATTTAttcaactgaagaaaaaaaatgtcttgaaTGGTCTTATAATGGtgacattttgttatttttaaagcAGACATGACTGAAATGATGTTCGAATACTGGAAGCGAAACTATATAGTTGCTTCAACTCGTTGAATAAGAATTATGTATGATGATTATGTATGTAAAGGGGTTTTTTCTGCACTACCCGCCTTATCTGCTAGAGGGCGCTTCTGTCTCAGTCACAAATCAACCTGTTGCAAATGGCCACACAGGAAGTACAAGATATACGATGTTCATTTTGATAAATCAAACGTGTCACTGTCTCGGCCAATCCGATGTTACCCAGCTGCTTAGGGTTACAAAAATCATCACACACCTTTAAGCACACACAAAGCTTTTTTACAAACGTTGAAAGGAGAAATACGTCACCAAGTGTTAGCCCCGTGCGGTCCCCTTGGTTTTGTTTCCCCGACGGTTGACCCGGTAACGGACAAGTGCCAACAAAAGCACTCGCTATCGGGTGTGGGGAGATCTTTCACGCCGCGGGATCGGATCGCTCCCTCCCCCTGCTACTGGTGTTTAGAGCGCAAACAAATTGCCTTGTTTTGGGGAGTGTTTTTGACTGTAGATATCCCACAATTTGTAACTCTTAACCGTGAAACAAGATCAGCAGTCATCCCCTTTCCCAAGACAGCGTTAAGGTGGGATTTATCCTCAAATTCTGCCATCATTGACAATCTAGCACAGAGAAGATGGTTCTGCTGTAATATTGCAAGGTATGTGTGTCAAAAACATTTTATGAGTTCGTTTGCTAGCTTGACAGTGAAATATTTAGTGAACAGCTTATTTTCTTGGCTAGTCTAGTACGTAGACAATTTTTGTATCGCCCGAGGGTCTATAAATGCCTTGCTTGTAATCAATATCCTAGCGCTGCCATATTATTACATGGGATGGCGAATACATGTCTGACAACCAGCTGTCAAGTAAGGATAATAATGGTTTGCTGtttatgagggaggggggcatggcaaCACTTGTTGCTACCGTGAGTCACAACATTGAATAATGTGAACGACTTTTGTAGCTAACCCTCACAATGCGTTAAGAGCCATAAGAGCCACTTCAAAAAATGCATTACGGAGCCCGGGTCGCATGCATAAGGCGTGTTAGGTTAGTGTCAAAGTCAGGCCACGGTATTGGGTGTTCCAGTGCAGCTGTTGTGAACGTTTGTCAGTCAGTCACAGTGGCCGTGTGTTACTTTAATCCCCTACCAGCTATTTATAGATACTACAAAGCCTCGATCTTCAATTGATAAAATGTATGGCCTATTTGTACAGTTTGTACAGGACATATGTCAACTATAGATCATGTATAGACACTGAGGTACAATACAACGCGTTGTGTAAGAGTGTACTTGTAACTTATAACAGAATATTGTGAGGATCTTGACCCTGTTTTTAGAACATGGCTTTCTTTCAACACGTCCCAAATTCTTTATACAATGaattgatgatattttttttttcggcAATTGTGATTTGAACTCACATTCAGTGCTGCAACGGTTGGGAATATCTATTCGTCTATTCAAGGAAGTCATAACCTCATTGGTCTATTCAATGACAATGCCCAGTTAATACTTAAGCTCTATAGGATTTGCAAATCCGCTGCATTAATATTTATTTCAACACACCTGACACGAAAAAACGTTAACCCTTGAAGCTACACAGTTTGCAAACAAAACAACCCACTTGAAAAATACGTCAGTTAACTACTCAAAGTTTTGGACACAAGCAAGTGGGTACAACCAACTTATAACAAGAGTTTGACAAACTGAGCAATGAAAAATTCTCAAAGCTCCTAGCAGAAATGTTTACAATACTGGCTCAACAAGGCAATGTGGACCTTTGTTCAGACGGGTACATATCACACAGTCCGACAATAGGGGGCAGTGACCCGTGCGAGTCATGTACATAGTAACCATGGGGAGATATTTACCGACCGCACGTATACCCATTCCTGATTTTCTGAAGGGCACGACAAGGTGTGACAGTTGAGCTAGGCACTTTTGTCATTGCAAAGGAATGATTTTGCGAATAGATTAGAAGGAAAGTTATCTCGATACAATTTAGCTTCAATGAACAGTAGAGCTAATCTTCAACTGgtggtgacagagaagacaggctaGGTACAGaatttacaggtttattgtacgaGGAAATTTCCTTAACTCGACAATGAACAATGAAAAGAACACGTCCAGTGGCGTGCATGTCGACACTGCTAGctagccgggattcgaactcacgactcTTTGGTGCAAAGCATGACAGGTTCACTAACCAGTGACTGGACTATGTACACTACTAATAACTTTTGATAAATTTTGcaatgtatatttcatttcGCAACATGTTCTCTATTAGGTTACACCTAAAGTCTTTTATGTTGCATTCGAATGTTTAAACTCACTGTAAACGGATTTCTTCAGTAAACGTGAAGAAATCTACATATGCAGCGCGCTTTCAACGCGGTTAATGTGTAAAAAGCTTGGCTCCCGCAAAGCTTAAGGTAATACAATTACATTTTTGCCTCCCGCGTTGGTAGCCAAGTACATGATCCACCGAATAATAGAATCTAAGTAACCACGTAATAAGGGAGTAATAAGCTTTACACTTTGGAATGTATGCAAAATAGTCGGTAAACCGTCCACATGAAAAATGTAAtgttttatctccatgaaaaagtggAGATAttattgtgtgtatgtgtgtgtgtgtgtgtgtgtgtgtgtgtgtgtgtgtgtgtgtgtgtgtgtctgtgtctgtgtctgtgtctgtgtgtctgtctgtgcgtttgtgtttccggattttcgtagtcagcataactcgagaacttctggatggattatgatgatatttggtatgtgggtaggtgttgacaAGACAGAGGTTaagtttgattttgggccccctagtatgtgaccttggtacagAAGCAGAACTTCTGTCTGCTTCCGTTTTAATAGTCATAGACTTTCTGTATAATGTTCCATTTTGTTTCACTCAACAGTCGACTAGTCACGGGCTGAGAAATGATGCTTGCAGAGGCGACCCCTGGCGGTTCGCACTTGAACCTGCAGAAGAGGCGCGAGGTGCTGCAGGAGAACGCACGCTTTGCCCAGCAGATCCGAGCGTTGGAACTCACCTACGGCAAGATCGCTGCACAGCAGAAGAGTCTCATCAGTGCCTTAGAAAATGGCATGAGTAGTTTCAAGACGACTCCTCTAAACACACAGACAGTCGAGAATCTCCAAGACGTGAGGAAATCTTACGACGTCTTGCTGACAAGAGACATAGGCGCCGTCCAACAAAGAAAGTCGCACCATACGGAAGTCTTAGAGACTCTCTTGAACGCAGTAGAAGATCTCAAGGTGTTGAGAGATTCGACAAAGGCGGATTTAGTTGAACCCATATTTTACACAGAAATGACCAACGCCGAAAGGGAACGCACAGCAGATCTCTTAGCAAAATGGAAAACACTCTTAAAGGACGAACATGACTTGTCTGTCTTACACCAAAAATACCCTAAGACTCCGTTCCGAGGAATAACCAGTGAACGGCCGTGGTACAGTTTGGATCCGAGAGATGCTGCGAGATTTGGCGGGATTTTGTCTCTCATCCCAGTCACTTTGGACATCgccaaacagacacacagagtgGTTCAGACGGTGGCGTCCGGAGAAAAATCCATGCTGCAAAAAGATAGCCTCAAACTGCCAAGCGTTCTATCAGATTTGGTAAAGCTACATCCTAACTCGTCTGAGGCAGAGCTCGAGCCTACACGGGGGAACACGCAGCGCCGGAAGTGGGAAAAACCAAACGTCTTCGGAGAGGACCGACCGGAAGTGACGTACAGGAGAGCGGCGTCCGCAGTTTCGGACGTGCAAGACAACGACGTTGCGGcaccaaaaagaaaacagtggtCAAAAGATCCTTTATCTCTGTCTACTCCTGCTTTTCTATCCAATCCGGGACATGGGGTCCAAAATCCTCACAATCCGGGACacgggggcccaaaattgaacCCTGGAGTACACCAACACAATGGCAAAGGGAACCCAGGGACTCCGCTTTCAAGTATGCCAAGAGTGCAGAGAGAAGGCATGCAGGGGATGTCCGCGGAAGATATCCGTGTTATCGTTAAAGGTACGTACTAATCATAGTCAGCcatatgtgtgttttgttatataGAGGTGTGCTGTGTAGACGTGCAAACGAAGCTAGAGAGCGGCATTTAGAGTTGtgacagtcaaacctgaccgACCGACCACTTGGCGCagacaaccacctccagtcacaagccacctTGAAACAGTCCCGGCCGCTCTACACAGTTGAGATCCGCTGTTAAGCAACCAACTGTCTtacccaaccagcaaccactttttttcGGTCTCTAAGGGGCATTCACACTCCTctcaacaaccaaaattgattgacagtggCACACAGCTCAGCAGCAGCCATTTTAATTGACCATTTCTGCATACGCTAGCCTATCTGGTAACACGGGCTGGCTGTATACCGATTCAGCCCCACATCAGACAATAATCGCCCAAATACTTGTATGTAATGTTACGCTGGAATGTTGTAAGACATTCTAAAACtgtaacttttttcttttgttgtctttcagaCATGATTGCTCCCCTCAGCGTCCAAATCAAGGCCAACTCGGAGAAGCTGCAGGACGTAGAAGGCCAGGTTCGGCAATGTTCGGCCCGACTGACGAAGTTGTCCGAACATCAGGCCGGCCTCGCTCTGAAAGTGTTCGAGGCGATCCGGAAGGACCTGGAGGAGCATCTCAACACCAACATCCGAGACATCATCAAGACAGAAATGGCTGCATTGACACCAAGGAGTACTGAAGAGATTCGGTAAGAAACTAACAAAGAAACATAGGTTTTATTTGCGGTAATGcttaaaggaaagaaagaatgtATAATTGAAAAGTACAAGAGGGAGGGGGATTCAGGAAATAAGGAGGAAGGTCTTAAGGTATGGTGGAACGGAGGAAGaatggaaggaatgaaggaagtaaggaaggaaggaaggaaggaaggatggaaggaaggaaggaaggaaggaaggaaggaaggaaggaaggaaggaaggaaggaaggaaggaaggaaggaaggaaggaaggaaggaagggaggaaggatgaaaggaaggaaggaaggtaggaagaaaggaaggacggacggaaggaaggaaggaaagaaggaaagaaggaaggaaggaatggtAGAAGTTGTGGAGCGGAGGAAGaatggaaggaatgaaggaagcaaggaaggaaggaaggaaggaaggaaggaagggaggaaggaaggaaggatgaaaggaaggaaggaaggaaggaagaaaggaatggtAGAAGCTGTGGAACGGAGGAAGaatggaaggaatgaaggaagcaaggaaggaaggaaggatgaaaggaaggaaggaaggaaggaaggatgaaaggaaggaaggaaggaagaaagaaaggacggaaggaaggaaggaaagaaggaaggaaggaagaaaggaaggaaggaaggaaggatgaaAGGAAGGAAGTGAAAGACACCAGGGTACTACGTAGAATCTGGGGTGTAAGCGAGGAAGAAAAGGAGTGAGTGAAACAAATAGATCAAAGAAATAAGAGATGGGTTATAACAGTGATACCTTGATGCCATTACTGACCGTATATAGAGAACTGTTACGAATTGTTTGTCCCAGGAAACAGCTGGAGGAGTCGATGAAACAGAAGCTGGACAGTTTCTACCGTGTGGAGGTCCAGAGACTGGCCAGCCAGCTGCACCAGGACACGCTCCGGACACAGAAGGAGGTGGAGGGGCTCAAACAGTCACAGAGGGACACGGACCTCAGAGTTACAGGTGAGTTTCTGACATTCTCCAGCGACTTAAAAAACATTCTCATCCCCGCTTCTCATCTACAACCATCTCTGCACTACAGCCTCcaaaattcacatttttttggcaacgcctcagtAGCGGAGCCTTCCATTGTAGTATAACCAGGATGCTAGCGATGTATTCCCTATTTTGGTGGTGCTAGAAAAATGTTATCATAGATTGGTTTAGAATGCATGTTTTCGCTGCTTTGGGATATTTGTTGTAACAGACATTTACAGCGACAGATAGAACGAGAGCGTGTggataagggggtgaagtctgccatctgtGATGACCTTATTGTTTTCTTCCTCCTACAGAAGAGAAGTATGGGCCGTTACAGCGGCAGTTGGACGAGCTGCGGGATCAGAACACTGCGGAGCTGCGCCGCCTGGAGGCGCTCGTGGTCGAGGAGCGGAATCGTCTGGAGCAGAGACTCAAGAGGGAGGAGGAGAAAATAGAACACAGGTAAAGTCTTAAAGATGTAAGACGTTAAGACTAAAGGTTAAATGACAATATGGTGTCTGCTTTAAGACTCTCGTAATCTttaagaaggaggaggagaaaatAGAACACAGGTAAAGTCTTAAAGATGTAAGACGTTAAGGTTAAGTATATATAAGGTTAAATGACAATATGGTGTCTGCTTTAAGACTCTCGTAATCTttaagaaggaggaggagaaaatAGAACACAGGTAAAGTCTTAAAGATGTAAGACGttaaggttaaaggttaaaTGACAATATGGTGTCTGCTTTAAGACTCTCGTGATCTttaagaaggaggaggagaaaatAGAACACAGTTAAAGTGTTAAAGATGTAAGACGTTAAGGTTAAGTATATGTAAGGTTAAATGACAATATGGTGTCTGCTTTAAGACTCTCGTAATCTttaagaaggaggaggagaaaatAGAACACAGGTAAAGTCTTAAAGATGCAAGACGTCAAGGAGAAGTAAGTTTCCTTCTGACTCAAAGGACAATGCCTCTCTTATCtcaagaagaaggaggagaaagtAGAAATAAGACGTAAGAAATGTAAAACGTTAAGTTGCAATGCGTTTCAAGGTGTGATGTTCAACTAAAATATAATGTCGAAATTCTTTTACTCCAGACTTAGTCCTGTTGTTATGTTGGCGCAATAGAGCTGTACTAACCTAGAAACCCAGTATTCGCAAGCAAATGCAAACTATCTACCCCtgatgatcatgatcatgaagATTTTTGCTCAGGCATTGGGTTTCTAGGTTACTACAGCTCTATTTCAAAGTATTGTCTCCAATAATATTAACGATCATGATTATGATATGAATAATCATTGTAACGCTAACTAGTTAAAGTATATAATGACAGTTGCATCAAGTCACGGACATTCTTTGAAAACTTCCAGGTTTGAGGCTGGATTTCACGAGGAAAGTCATCAAGACCGGAGCGCCCAGTCAGAACTTTCTAAGTACGTGCAACAAGAACTTGGTCGTCTGCAGTTGAAGGTGCGCCACCTAGAGGACGCCGTGGTACAGCAGCGGGCCGACACGGGTCCCCAAGGTAAGTCCATATTGGTTTtgcgttaaaaaaaaacagctgtgCTTCCGTAAGCGGTATTGTTGCTCTTCCAACAGAATGTTTCGGGGAGTGATggtaatggaccgttccagtcgaacatcatatcgaacatatagaacccctgttctatttggaacacctgaAATCAAACAGGGGcggggcttatggtgttcgactggaacggtccattgcCAACAAGTCAGAtgctacttcttcttcttcttcttgaaacatgatgttttttattcaaatagCTAGTGGTGCAATGCGGCGTCGCCACTGCTCAGATACAAGATACACTGTGTAACTGTATTGGAAATTGAAGTGTTGTCATTGGATAAAAAACAATGTGCAAAGGTTCATGAGAAAAGAGATTTAACAGTTAACGTTATAGTGATTCCGCGGCTTTGTGGCCATTTGCTAATTTTGCCTATGGAGAATTTTTGGAAATTTTCAAAAGATTTTCAGTTTCAGGCAACAAATTAGAGCCAGTTGACCGGTTTGCGCCACTTTGCGAATATatttcgcaatttggcgcagtcccgtgagatacccgcttaagtCTAACAGAATCCTGATGttatacaatgctaaactttcttccaacattaaggtattcacggatcgaattttgtCTGTAACtttcgcgagtttacgttcggcagtgattggtcattactCATTactgatcctgaagaaggcgacagtggacgtcgaaaattcgatctgTGTAtatataccttagtgttggaagaaagtttagcattgtattatgattactaccaagaacacagatgagctttcattacaATCTTGATGCTTGCGTTGCAGGCACGCTCATTTTGCCTATTGAgaattttttgaaattttcaaaagatTTTCAGTTTCAGGCAACAAATTAGAGCCAGTTGGCCGGTTTGCGCCACTTTGCGAATGTctttcgcaatttggcgcagtcccGTGAGTAAagacttgtgcgtatattcaagcccgcatgagttacgtattaaaatgtttttggttgagaTTAAGTTTacagccgaagaagtgatttaTTAGCTTCGATCACTAGgccgcacaacggtgggtcaaagtagaaaacatattttccccgcaaaccttacttaaaacaaaacaaaaatgttaatgcgcaactcacgcgcacttgaacaTCGGCACAA contains these protein-coding regions:
- the LOC136446101 gene encoding uncharacterized protein — encoded protein: MMLAEATPGGSHLNLQKRREVLQENARFAQQIRALELTYGKIAAQQKSLISALENGMSSFKTTPLNTQTVENLQDVRKSYDVLLTRDIGAVQQRKSHHTEVLETLLNAVEDLKVLRDSTKADLVEPIFYTEMTNAERERTADLLAKWKTLLKDEHDLSVLHQKYPKTPFRGITSERPWYSLDPRDAARFGGILSLIPVTLDIAKQTHRVVQTVASGEKSMLQKDSLKLPSVLSDLVKLHPNSSEAELEPTRGNTQRRKWEKPNVFGEDRPEVTYRRAASAVSDVQDNDVAAPKRKQWSKDPLSLSTPAFLSNPGHGVQNPHNPGHGGPKLNPGVHQHNGKGNPGTPLSSMPRVQREGMQGMSAEDIRVIVKDMIAPLSVQIKANSEKLQDVEGQVRQCSARLTKLSEHQAGLALKVFEAIRKDLEEHLNTNIRDIIKTEMAALTPRSTEEIRKQLEESMKQKLDSFYRVEVQRLASQLHQDTLRTQKEVEGLKQSQRDTDLRVTEEKYGPLQRQLDELRDQNTAELRRLEALVVEERNRLEQRLKREEEKIEHRFEAGFHEESHQDRSAQSELSKYVQQELGRLQLKVRHLEDAVVQQRADTGPQGTLRGDQLLWIARQVGNKYWNLGIKLGLSLGALGEIKHANPGDVDQMAFATLLDWQRQFGDRATVDRIVDALHQLHLTKLAESVRDSLPP